One Tunturibacter gelidoferens genomic region harbors:
- a CDS encoding helix-turn-helix domain-containing protein has protein sequence MGKTIPAILPRMARLLEGFGANLKLARLRRKYSSETVAQRAGITRRTLSKVEQGDPGVALGVYARVMQVLRLENDLAQLAVDDVLGRKLQDAGLTPKRRAPKRTSSKLAKERPAENEPRDA, from the coding sequence ATGGGGAAGACGATTCCAGCCATACTCCCTCGTATGGCGCGCCTGCTTGAAGGCTTCGGTGCGAACCTCAAGCTTGCCCGGCTGCGGCGAAAGTATTCGTCGGAGACCGTTGCGCAGCGCGCCGGCATAACGAGGCGAACACTCTCGAAGGTGGAACAAGGCGATCCAGGTGTCGCGTTGGGTGTCTACGCACGAGTGATGCAGGTTCTACGACTGGAGAACGATCTCGCGCAGTTGGCTGTCGACGATGTTCTGGGCCGGAAGTTGCAGGATGCGGGGCTCACTCCAAAACGCCGCGCACCAAAACGGACATCCAGTAAATTAGCCAAGGAAAGACCTGCCGAGAACGAACCGAGGGATGCATGA
- a CDS encoding TetR/AcrR family transcriptional regulator yields the protein MKVSKEKAAENRELILTGAARLFREKGVHGVGVDALTEAAGLTHGSLYSRFGSKDNLLAESLRHGHALSQSRASGVKSLGDAISAYLSPVHRDNPGSGCFMAALGCDMPRQSKEVRASFTQIVRNNITRLAGLLPIGRKRKNEDELLSTMATMVGAMILARAVDDAAFSDRILSAAKTQLIERK from the coding sequence GTGAAGGTGTCCAAAGAAAAAGCTGCCGAGAATCGCGAACTGATCCTTACCGGGGCCGCGCGTCTCTTCCGCGAAAAGGGAGTCCACGGCGTCGGCGTCGATGCGTTGACCGAGGCGGCCGGTCTGACTCATGGCAGCTTATATAGCCGTTTCGGCTCGAAGGACAACTTGCTCGCGGAGTCCCTGAGGCATGGCCATGCTCTCAGCCAGTCCAGAGCCAGTGGCGTCAAGAGTCTGGGCGACGCTATCTCGGCATATCTCTCTCCGGTTCATCGCGACAACCCTGGATCGGGCTGCTTCATGGCCGCGTTGGGTTGCGACATGCCGAGGCAGAGCAAAGAAGTCCGCGCAAGTTTTACTCAGATCGTTCGCAACAACATAACGCGTTTGGCCGGACTCTTACCTATAGGACGCAAACGCAAAAACGAGGATGAGCTTCTGTCGACGATGGCGACCATGGTTGGTGCAATGATCCTCGCGCGCGCCGTCGATGACGCGGCATTCTCGGATCGCATCTTGTCCGCAGCCAAAACACAGCTAATTGAGCGGAAGTAA
- a CDS encoding aldo/keto reductase, giving the protein MQKKMLGTSGLELSAIGLGCMRMSAGHGEVSGTEEEMIALLRGAVERGITFFDTAQVYGPFLNEELVGEALAPLRDQVVIATKFGFDFGPRADSKPQGLCSRPEYIRQTVEDSLKRLRVEAIDLLYQHRVDPDVPIEEVAGAVRDLIQQGKVKHFGLSEAGAQTIRRAHAVQPVTALQSEYSLWWKRPEEEIIPTLEELGIGLVPYSPLGKGYLTGTITEDTKFDPNDNRGTFPRFSPQALKANRGLIDVIQAFAERKHATPAQVALAWLLAQKPWIVPIPGTTRLQRLEENIGSTCVELTADDLQELDRATAEIPVEGDRYPPDLERMTYR; this is encoded by the coding sequence ATGCAAAAGAAGATGCTAGGAACCAGTGGGCTCGAGCTCTCTGCCATCGGGCTGGGATGCATGCGCATGAGCGCTGGCCACGGAGAAGTGAGCGGGACCGAAGAGGAGATGATTGCCCTGCTCCGAGGCGCAGTCGAACGGGGTATCACCTTCTTCGATACGGCTCAGGTCTATGGTCCATTTTTAAACGAAGAACTCGTCGGAGAGGCGCTCGCGCCGTTACGGGATCAGGTCGTCATCGCGACCAAATTTGGCTTCGACTTTGGGCCTAGGGCAGACTCTAAGCCACAGGGTCTTTGCAGCCGTCCCGAGTACATCCGACAGACCGTGGAGGACTCGCTGAAGAGGCTCCGCGTTGAAGCGATCGACCTTCTCTATCAGCATCGCGTTGACCCCGACGTGCCGATTGAAGAGGTTGCAGGCGCGGTTCGAGATCTGATCCAGCAGGGCAAGGTCAAACACTTCGGGCTCTCGGAAGCGGGAGCACAGACGATCCGGCGTGCCCACGCCGTCCAACCTGTTACGGCGCTGCAAAGTGAATACTCACTGTGGTGGAAGCGTCCCGAGGAAGAGATAATCCCGACGCTTGAGGAACTGGGCATCGGTCTCGTTCCTTACAGCCCCCTGGGAAAGGGGTATCTCACCGGAACGATCACGGAAGATACGAAGTTTGATCCAAATGATAACCGGGGTACCTTCCCGCGGTTCTCACCTCAGGCTCTAAAGGCGAATCGTGGTTTGATCGATGTCATTCAAGCGTTCGCAGAGCGGAAGCATGCGACACCCGCCCAGGTAGCGCTCGCGTGGTTGCTTGCTCAGAAGCCCTGGATCGTTCCGATTCCTGGTACTACAAGACTACAGCGACTGGAGGAGAACATCGGGTCGACTTGCGTCGAACTCACAGCGGATGATCTTCAGGAGCTGGACAGAGCGACTGCCGAAATTCCTGTCGAGGGCGACCGGTATCCCCCGGACCTTGAGCGCATGACCTATCGATAG
- a CDS encoding AAA domain-containing protein — translation MQGPPGTGKTHTIANLIGSLLAQGKTVLVTSQASKPLRVLREKIVPDLQPLFVSVVSGDEMGRRQLEASVNGITARLGSDSLQRLEAEFVRLTAERHQLLNRIEKLREDIFRAANTEYRTITRSCLQPLPASSARTGRLPTGYWPR, via the coding sequence GTGCAAGGGCCTCCCGGCACCGGCAAGACTCATACGATCGCCAATCTGATCGGCTCCCTGCTGGCGCAAGGCAAGACCGTCCTCGTCACGAGCCAGGCCAGTAAGCCGTTGCGGGTTCTGCGCGAGAAGATCGTTCCCGACCTTCAGCCTCTCTTCGTCAGCGTCGTCTCCGGAGACGAGATGGGAAGGCGTCAGCTTGAGGCGTCCGTGAACGGAATTACCGCGAGACTTGGGTCTGACTCGCTGCAACGGCTAGAAGCCGAGTTCGTTCGCTTGACGGCAGAGCGCCATCAGCTCTTGAACCGCATCGAGAAGTTGCGCGAAGACATCTTCCGAGCTGCGAATACTGAGTATCGGACGATCACGAGATCGTGCCTTCAGCCGCTGCCCGCTTCGTCCGCAAGAACCGGGAGACTTCCGACTGGATACTGGCCCCGCTGA
- a CDS encoding quinone oxidoreductase family protein, with protein sequence MAKKVVAYTPKGGGYAQKVVAETNFCVEIPESANADLFAALPNQGLTAYLLLTASTQIQHGESVLVQGASGGVGSLAVQIAKILGAGTVPGTASTNEKLEFIRGLGADDAIDYTQEGWTKRVLESTGGRGVDVLLESVGGEIFEQSFECLAPFGRYIIFGSTRGPGQPFAPRRLMQKSQTMTGFYLPVFLAKPELIREGVEFLVKATLEEKLRPSIARVLPLSQTAEGHRLLEDREIQGTILLDTNR encoded by the coding sequence TTGGCAAAAAAAGTGGTGGCCTATACGCCCAAAGGTGGTGGCTATGCTCAAAAAGTCGTTGCCGAAACCAATTTCTGCGTGGAGATCCCAGAGTCAGCAAACGCCGACCTCTTCGCTGCGCTCCCGAATCAGGGTCTCACCGCATACCTCCTATTGACGGCATCGACGCAGATTCAGCATGGAGAATCGGTCCTGGTTCAAGGTGCTTCGGGAGGCGTGGGTAGTCTCGCAGTTCAGATTGCGAAGATCCTCGGCGCAGGTACAGTCCCCGGAACCGCCAGCACAAATGAGAAATTAGAGTTCATCCGCGGTCTGGGTGCGGACGATGCAATCGACTACACACAAGAGGGCTGGACGAAACGTGTCCTTGAAAGTACGGGAGGGCGAGGAGTCGATGTGCTTCTCGAATCAGTGGGCGGTGAGATCTTCGAGCAGAGCTTTGAATGTCTCGCACCGTTTGGTCGTTACATCATCTTCGGATCGACACGCGGCCCAGGACAGCCCTTCGCGCCGCGCCGGCTCATGCAAAAATCGCAAACGATGACGGGGTTTTATCTGCCGGTTTTTCTGGCTAAGCCGGAGCTGATCCGTGAAGGAGTGGAGTTCCTGGTTAAGGCCACGTTGGAGGAGAAGCTACGTCCTTCCATCGCGCGCGTGCTCCCGCTAAGCCAGACGGCCGAAGGACACCGTCTTCTGGAAGACCGTGAAATTCAGGGAACGATTCTTTTGGACACCAATAGGTGA
- a CDS encoding DUF2255 family protein, with translation MRKIADTDDLHISPFREDGMTYGTPTWIWSVVVDDSLYVRAYHGTASRWYKAAMQQKRGRITAAAITKDVTFEALDGTINERIDDAYRAKYKASLYLQPMIGRHSRSATVKIEPSKT, from the coding sequence TTGAGAAAGATCGCCGACACCGACGATCTGCACATCTCGCCGTTCCGAGAGGATGGGATGACGTACGGCACGCCCACTTGGATCTGGTCGGTCGTTGTAGACGACTCGCTTTATGTGCGCGCTTATCACGGCACGGCTTCGCGTTGGTACAAAGCCGCGATGCAACAGAAGCGTGGGCGGATCACCGCAGCGGCGATAACAAAGGACGTCACATTCGAGGCATTAGACGGAACGATCAACGAGCGGATTGACGATGCCTATCGAGCAAAGTACAAGGCCAGCCTTTACCTTCAACCAATGATTGGTAGGCATAGCCGTTCGGCAACGGTGAAAATCGAACCCAGCAAGACATAA
- a CDS encoding SDR family NAD(P)-dependent oxidoreductase — protein sequence MNISFENKVALVTGAASGLGLATAKAFAESGASVVLADWNEKEVQSAAKSLADKGHKTLALRCDVSDDTQVEAMVKETVAAFGQLDAAYNNAGIQNVLVETADYPRDDYDRVMAVNLRGVWSCMKFELQQMRTQGSGAIVNCSSLGGLIGGAQRATYHAAKHGVIGLTKSAALEYATRGIRVNDVCPGMIRTPMLDKMVEEGQGEELDKMLRTLVPMGRMGEPEEIADAVLWLCSSAASYVTGQSISVDGGYVMR from the coding sequence ATGAACATCTCGTTTGAGAACAAAGTTGCACTTGTGACAGGAGCCGCGTCCGGACTGGGACTCGCTACAGCCAAGGCGTTTGCTGAATCCGGTGCGTCTGTAGTGTTGGCTGACTGGAACGAAAAGGAAGTGCAGTCCGCGGCAAAGAGCCTTGCAGATAAGGGACACAAGACGTTGGCTCTCCGCTGTGACGTATCGGATGATACGCAAGTAGAAGCGATGGTGAAAGAGACCGTCGCGGCCTTTGGTCAGCTCGATGCGGCCTACAACAACGCGGGCATTCAAAACGTGCTCGTCGAAACTGCCGACTACCCGCGCGATGATTATGATCGCGTCATGGCGGTCAATCTGCGTGGCGTATGGAGCTGCATGAAGTTCGAGCTGCAGCAGATGCGCACGCAAGGCAGTGGCGCTATAGTGAACTGCTCCTCGTTGGGAGGTCTCATTGGCGGAGCTCAGCGTGCAACATATCACGCTGCCAAACACGGTGTGATCGGCTTGACCAAGAGCGCCGCCCTTGAATACGCAACACGCGGCATTCGTGTGAACGACGTGTGTCCAGGCATGATTCGGACCCCGATGTTAGACAAGATGGTCGAGGAAGGTCAGGGGGAGGAGCTCGACAAGATGCTCAGGACCCTGGTGCCGATGGGACGCATGGGCGAACCCGAAGAGATAGCGGATGCCGTTCTATGGCTTTGCAGTTCAGCCGCCAGCTATGTCACCGGCCAGTCGATCTCGGTCGACGGCGGTTATGTGATGCGTTAG
- a CDS encoding carboxymuconolactone decarboxylase family protein, whose translation MSVQPDSVQRINTPTRRDVLKAAMGGMIATLWGGSPAYAEEERMTTTTKSYALPSVLTYDDVRAVSPALEHYTKVALLDGLWQRPELSPRDRSIVTVAALIARIQTIEMPYHFALAINNDVKPSELSEIITHLAFYSGWANAMSAVAVAKDIFHQRGIGIDQLPPAKDKLLTLNEEAERQRATQVSANFGATSPGLVQNTTDLLFRDLWLRSALAPRDRSLVTVSALIASGQVAQITYHLGRAMDNGLTQGQASEVLTHIAFYAGWPNAFSALPVVKDVFEKRQKH comes from the coding sequence ATGAGCGTCCAGCCGGACAGCGTCCAAAGAATCAATACACCAACACGGCGTGACGTGTTGAAGGCAGCCATGGGCGGCATGATTGCCACGCTTTGGGGAGGTAGCCCGGCTTACGCCGAGGAGGAGAGAATGACGACTACAACGAAATCCTATGCACTACCTTCCGTGTTGACCTATGACGACGTCCGAGCGGTCTCGCCGGCGTTGGAGCACTATACGAAGGTCGCACTGCTCGATGGTCTTTGGCAACGGCCCGAGCTTTCCCCGCGTGACCGCAGTATCGTCACGGTGGCGGCTTTGATTGCTCGCATACAGACCATCGAGATGCCGTATCACTTCGCGTTGGCTATAAACAACGATGTAAAACCCAGCGAACTGTCAGAGATCATCACGCACCTGGCGTTTTATTCCGGCTGGGCGAATGCCATGTCAGCGGTTGCCGTGGCGAAGGACATCTTTCATCAACGTGGAATCGGCATCGACCAGTTACCTCCAGCGAAAGACAAACTACTTACACTGAATGAAGAAGCAGAGAGACAGAGGGCAACGCAAGTGAGCGCCAACTTTGGCGCCACCTCTCCGGGGCTCGTGCAGAATACGACCGATCTTCTGTTCCGCGATCTTTGGCTTCGCTCCGCTCTCGCGCCTCGTGATCGAAGCCTGGTTACCGTGAGCGCGTTGATTGCCTCCGGGCAGGTCGCGCAGATCACCTATCACCTCGGTCGAGCGATGGATAACGGACTGACCCAGGGACAAGCCTCTGAAGTGCTGACGCACATTGCCTTCTATGCTGGTTGGCCCAATGCCTTTTCCGCTCTGCCCGTTGTCAAGGATGTCTTCGAAAAACGACAGAAACACTAG
- a CDS encoding MBL fold metallo-hydrolase, with protein MRTRSFLGISLAVAKTFFCADAYSQGIQYDRTEFVTENVGLNVYVLTGSYGTDPGHPEGAGGRVGVLAGPEGILMVDASYAPLSDKLTASIRKISPSPIRFLVDTHEHPDHTGGNPQFARMGALILAREEVQEQLSQGFPPPVAAAIGTAASGTDPDHLPVLTYGMGEPLKIRMDGETVDLIPIRSAHTDGDTIVRFEKADVMMIGDFYRNYGYPFIDPQHGGTFRGCWRRWMS; from the coding sequence ATGAGAACAAGAAGCTTTCTTGGCATCTCGCTGGCCGTTGCAAAAACGTTCTTTTGTGCCGACGCGTACTCCCAGGGCATTCAATATGACAGAACCGAATTCGTCACGGAGAATGTTGGGCTGAATGTCTATGTTCTTACCGGTTCGTATGGGACTGATCCAGGCCATCCAGAGGGCGCGGGTGGCAGAGTTGGTGTGCTCGCCGGACCAGAGGGGATACTCATGGTCGATGCGAGTTATGCTCCCCTGTCCGACAAGCTGACTGCGTCGATCCGGAAGATAAGCCCATCGCCGATCCGTTTTCTGGTAGATACCCACGAGCATCCAGACCACACAGGCGGCAACCCGCAGTTTGCGAGAATGGGCGCACTGATTCTTGCGAGAGAAGAGGTACAGGAGCAGTTAAGCCAGGGGTTTCCTCCTCCGGTGGCAGCAGCGATTGGCACGGCGGCCTCTGGAACTGACCCTGACCACCTCCCGGTTCTGACGTATGGGATGGGCGAGCCGCTGAAGATTCGAATGGACGGCGAGACCGTCGACTTGATCCCCATTCGCTCCGCTCATACGGATGGCGACACCATCGTGCGGTTTGAGAAGGCCGACGTGATGATGATCGGCGATTTTTATAGAAACTATGGATACCCCTTCATCGATCCACAGCATGGTGGAACATTCAGGGGGTGCTGGAGGCGTTGGATGTCGTAA
- a CDS encoding type II toxin-antitoxin system HipA family toxin: MTRFDTVQVYVDLERFAQPALMGELHCQQSRSGEIFSFNYDEAWLVGPETYAFDPDLALVAGHQYPASDRANFGIFLDSSPDRWGRVLMQRRENSRARQEQRRARTLTEWDFLLGVHDETRLGALRFRVPPEGAFIDSDEHLAAPPITSLRELQAASLQFEQHINEEEHPEYERWLTQLFAPGTSLGGARPKASVRDEEGTLCIAKFPSRQDTRDIGGWELVAHRLALKAGIVVPEARPLRLQESTYTTFLVKRFDRTPHGRRLAFVSAMTLTQHKDGEPGASYLEFVDLLQSRGADTAADCEQLFRRVLFNILVHNTDDHLRNHGFFIGEQGIRLSPAYDMNPSIDRTELTLAINEVDTTCDVAIAMDAYRDYGLTTQQADRVLQHVQTAIHSWRSEASRLHIPRAEQDLMASAFE, from the coding sequence ATGACTCGTTTCGATACCGTTCAAGTCTATGTCGATCTCGAACGTTTTGCGCAACCGGCCCTGATGGGAGAGCTTCACTGCCAGCAAAGCCGGTCAGGGGAAATCTTCTCCTTCAACTATGATGAGGCATGGCTTGTAGGGCCGGAGACCTATGCGTTTGATCCGGATCTTGCCCTTGTGGCAGGCCATCAATACCCAGCGTCCGACAGAGCAAACTTCGGCATTTTTCTCGATTCGTCTCCCGATCGATGGGGACGCGTGCTGATGCAGCGCCGTGAAAATTCACGCGCACGGCAAGAGCAGCGAAGGGCCCGCACCTTAACAGAATGGGACTTTCTGTTGGGTGTGCATGATGAGACCCGGCTTGGAGCGTTACGCTTCCGTGTGCCACCTGAGGGTGCGTTCATCGATAGCGATGAACACCTGGCTGCTCCTCCGATCACTTCGCTTCGGGAACTGCAAGCTGCCAGCCTCCAATTTGAGCAGCACATCAACGAGGAAGAACATCCAGAGTATGAAAGATGGCTCACTCAGCTATTTGCTCCCGGAACTTCGCTGGGTGGGGCGCGGCCTAAGGCCTCGGTGCGAGATGAAGAGGGAACGCTATGTATCGCTAAATTTCCAAGCCGGCAGGACACGCGCGACATCGGAGGCTGGGAGTTGGTGGCACACCGACTCGCTTTGAAGGCGGGTATTGTTGTTCCGGAAGCTCGTCCGCTCCGGCTTCAGGAAAGCACCTATACAACTTTTCTTGTGAAGCGATTTGATCGCACCCCGCATGGGAGGCGGCTCGCCTTCGTCTCTGCTATGACGCTCACGCAGCATAAAGACGGAGAGCCTGGAGCGAGTTATTTGGAGTTTGTCGATCTCCTGCAGTCAAGAGGCGCCGACACAGCTGCCGATTGTGAGCAGCTCTTTCGCCGAGTTCTCTTCAATATTCTGGTTCACAATACAGACGATCACCTGCGCAATCATGGCTTTTTCATCGGTGAGCAGGGTATCCGGCTTTCCCCTGCCTACGACATGAACCCGTCGATCGACCGCACGGAATTGACTTTGGCAATCAACGAAGTTGACACAACTTGTGATGTTGCGATTGCAATGGATGCCTATAGAGATTACGGCCTGACGACCCAACAGGCTGATCGTGTGCTACAGCATGTTCAGACGGCGATCCATAGCTGGCGCAGTGAAGCTAGCCGATTGCATATCCCACGTGCGGAGCAAGATCTGATGGCGTCAGCTTTTGAATAG